The following are from one region of the Geoalkalibacter subterraneus genome:
- a CDS encoding tetratricopeptide repeat protein: MFNLIISLLLCSGTLVGLHLLAGLELWISALIAMAVFTVVFIVITRIVMKKVGRLMETAQHDLQAGRTEKAIKTLESGYRFSKWQFYVKGQIDAQIGTLLFMKRDFSKAFDYLKKAFVRHWIAMGMLGVCYMKRNQVGKMIETFDKAVSATKKEALLWNLYAYCLEKVGEKDKAVSVMEKGLKKTGGDERLEANLEALKAGRKMKMRAYGDMWLQFHLEKPGSLVKEQSRSVMGRRKIVRR, from the coding sequence ATGTTCAATCTGATCATCTCTCTGCTTCTGTGTTCCGGTACTCTTGTCGGTCTTCATCTGCTGGCCGGGCTGGAATTGTGGATTTCTGCCCTCATCGCCATGGCGGTTTTCACCGTGGTTTTCATTGTCATCACCCGGATTGTGATGAAAAAAGTCGGACGACTGATGGAGACCGCCCAACACGATCTGCAGGCCGGGCGAACCGAAAAAGCCATCAAAACCCTCGAGTCCGGTTATCGCTTCAGTAAATGGCAATTTTATGTCAAAGGGCAGATCGATGCGCAGATCGGCACCCTGCTGTTCATGAAACGCGACTTCTCAAAAGCATTTGATTACCTGAAAAAGGCCTTTGTGCGTCACTGGATTGCCATGGGGATGCTGGGCGTCTGCTATATGAAGCGCAACCAGGTCGGAAAAATGATCGAAACCTTTGACAAAGCTGTTTCCGCCACCAAAAAGGAAGCCTTGCTCTGGAATCTTTACGCCTACTGCCTGGAAAAGGTTGGTGAAAAAGATAAGGCTGTCTCCGTCATGGAAAAAGGCCTCAAGAAAACCGGGGGCGATGAGCGCCTTGAGGCCAATCTTGAGGCCCTCAAAGCGGGGCGCAAGATGAAGATGCGTGCTTATGGCGATATGTGGCTGCAGTTCCACCTGGAAAAGCCCGGCAGTCTCGTCAAGGAGCAGTCGCGCTCGGTCATGGGGCGCCGCAAGATTGTGCGCCGCTGA
- a CDS encoding DUF4388 domain-containing protein, translating into MILLPRGNPVKESLNPARIDLPGAFKKLQAGRFTGYLRFETGSGTGILIYEKGKLVSALFEGHGERSVAEDAIGRIFDESQQGDARLDIYKLAPEVALSIHALLHGELLYQGQDLKLIDIKALLARIKEKRMNGCLRIYAGDRIALIFYDQGHPLGFFRDGSTGIETTADASMSIAKLPGAKIDVLTTKNLEELMLTDLQQSVDLTSLWQGARTRQQETLRKIEEQQGRISEERDRQRRRNVQLFLCETAQKYLGKTGAGLADKEFERTVKSEGPMTEASLVDFYVKFNKAARMLAGSNAVNRMLEEMKGGVKACLQKDL; encoded by the coding sequence ATGATTCTATTGCCACGTGGAAACCCGGTCAAGGAAAGCCTCAATCCCGCACGCATCGATCTGCCGGGGGCTTTTAAAAAATTGCAGGCCGGCCGCTTCACCGGCTATCTGCGGTTCGAAACGGGATCAGGGACCGGGATTCTGATTTATGAGAAGGGCAAACTTGTCAGCGCCCTGTTCGAGGGGCACGGCGAGCGATCGGTCGCCGAAGATGCCATCGGGCGCATTTTTGATGAGTCTCAGCAGGGAGATGCACGGCTTGACATCTACAAGCTGGCACCCGAGGTCGCTCTGAGCATTCACGCCCTTCTTCATGGTGAGCTGCTGTATCAGGGGCAGGACCTGAAGCTTATTGACATCAAGGCGCTTCTTGCCCGCATTAAAGAAAAACGCATGAATGGCTGCCTGCGGATTTACGCCGGTGACCGTATTGCATTGATTTTCTATGACCAGGGCCATCCCCTTGGGTTTTTTCGCGACGGTTCAACGGGGATTGAAACGACTGCCGACGCTTCCATGTCCATTGCCAAGCTCCCCGGCGCCAAGATCGACGTTCTGACGACCAAAAATCTTGAAGAGCTGATGCTGACGGATCTTCAACAGTCGGTCGATCTCACTTCCCTGTGGCAGGGTGCGCGAACGCGTCAGCAGGAAACGCTGCGCAAGATCGAGGAGCAGCAGGGGCGGATCAGTGAAGAGCGCGACCGCCAGCGGCGCAGAAACGTTCAGCTTTTCCTGTGCGAAACAGCACAGAAGTATCTGGGGAAAACCGGCGCAGGGTTGGCGGACAAGGAATTTGAACGCACCGTCAAGAGCGAGGGACCGATGACGGAGGCTTCGCTGGTTGATTTTTACGTCAAATTCAATAAGGCCGCGCGCATGCTGGCCGGGTCCAATGCCGTCAATCGAATGCTTGAAGAGATGAAAGGCGGAGTTAAAGCCTGCCTGCAGAAGGATTTGTGA
- a CDS encoding ParA family protein, which translates to MSRECGDPSKSSSPVFAIAVAGITPGVGKSTIALNLAIYLKAFREDLPVTLISLDPHFNVADFLSISGEGLCGGGDLFSGSSFAEAAHLGQYGVQFLAGENGGDFYSIERGELRRTLTRSSAEGILIFDTASGLQDATRRVLEACNLVLAPLCGHRPWRDLSVLVAAAREAGLQREALWLLPNQVEAQTPGGGDAGWQEYLASYAEEFGFPVTPLALEHAFDLAENTSPANPFCSVMHRLPAGPFQRGFRELAAFVLDRYDRPKEVANGKPPGTRRQELLSRTRAARFQPQCPWCGLDTDESARLWYWEDTARRRHGFIHHSCMEELAENVGVDLSVLDSNLLALTKNEPGWSPGLVLSLQALDEEGAPETCHAVPGDAEMARVFSNMTGRLMQELPAVRIFLADGGERPEAFLTARGYRDFCRLRRQFRQWTRG; encoded by the coding sequence ATGAGCCGAGAGTGCGGCGACCCCTCGAAGTCTTCTTCGCCGGTTTTTGCGATCGCGGTTGCCGGAATCACACCGGGGGTGGGAAAGAGCACCATAGCGCTCAACCTCGCCATCTATCTCAAAGCATTTAGGGAAGATCTGCCGGTGACCCTGATCTCCCTCGACCCCCACTTCAACGTCGCGGATTTTTTATCCATCAGTGGAGAAGGGCTTTGCGGCGGCGGCGATCTTTTCTCCGGCAGCTCCTTTGCCGAGGCGGCTCATCTGGGTCAGTACGGCGTTCAGTTTTTAGCCGGAGAAAACGGAGGGGATTTTTACTCCATCGAAAGGGGAGAACTGCGCCGCACTCTGACACGCTCCTCGGCGGAAGGGATCCTCATATTTGACACCGCCTCCGGGCTGCAGGACGCCACCCGCCGGGTCCTCGAAGCGTGCAACCTCGTGCTGGCGCCTCTTTGCGGACACCGTCCCTGGCGGGATCTGTCTGTTTTGGTCGCAGCGGCGAGAGAGGCCGGCCTTCAGCGTGAAGCTCTGTGGCTGCTGCCCAATCAGGTTGAAGCGCAGACGCCTGGCGGAGGCGATGCCGGGTGGCAGGAATATCTCGCTTCCTATGCGGAAGAGTTCGGCTTCCCTGTGACCCCGCTGGCGCTGGAGCACGCTTTCGACCTTGCAGAAAACACCTCCCCCGCGAACCCCTTTTGCTCGGTGATGCACCGCTTGCCTGCAGGGCCGTTTCAGCGGGGATTTCGCGAACTGGCCGCGTTTGTTCTCGATCGCTACGACCGGCCAAAGGAGGTTGCGAACGGAAAGCCGCCGGGAACCCGCCGACAGGAGCTTCTCTCTCGTACCCGGGCTGCCCGGTTTCAACCGCAATGCCCGTGGTGCGGATTGGATACTGATGAATCAGCTCGTCTGTGGTACTGGGAAGACACCGCTCGCAGACGCCACGGCTTCATCCACCATTCCTGCATGGAAGAGCTGGCAGAGAATGTTGGAGTTGATCTTTCCGTTCTGGACAGCAATCTCCTGGCGCTGACGAAGAATGAGCCGGGCTGGAGTCCTGGTCTGGTTCTCTCTCTGCAGGCTCTGGATGAAGAGGGCGCGCCGGAGACCTGCCATGCTGTGCCGGGCGACGCAGAGATGGCCCGGGTGTTTTCCAATATGACCGGGCGCCTGATGCAGGAACTGCCTGCGGTGCGGATTTTTCTGGCGGATGGAGGGGAAAGGCCGGAGGCGTTTCTTACCGCCCGGGGATACAGAGATTTCTGTCGGCTTCGCCGACAATTTCGACAGTGGACCAGGGGGTGA
- a CDS encoding LysM peptidoglycan-binding domain-containing protein gives MKKCLFLILPLICCGCSVPSFWFFDLNREALITDGEKSVAYASQDAAVKSDQSGLPLIDPDYPAEKTDSISSEVLWAQENPGGEKTSEISRETAEDIALLETAPVFEQGEGNTVARDEIVFDFPVVENDRVRYFIDLYSGNARGTFKRWLERSGRYLPMMRDIFSQYDLPLDLTYLAMIESGFTDRAYSWAHAAGPWQFIESTGRVYDLHVDWWLDERRDPEKATHAAARFLRDMYEFFDGDWYLAVASYNAGMGKIQRAIEMYDSRDFWEISRGKYLQEETKHYLPKLLAALTIAKQPEKYGFTDLDYHEPLTYDVVEVSTATDLELVAELCGVSYEEIKKLNPELKRWSTPPAADKHSLRLPPGSSEPFLEKFLQIPVAERARYKRHEVVSGDTLLRIAKRHGIQVDDIVRLNKISNPRALKIGSTLILPLRQGYTSRPLDELEDDYVRSYRRSYTVREGDSLWKISRRFEVSEKQLRVWNKLGWSNLLRPGQKLVVSAAGAKSNRSNRQPTKQLVYEVKSGDTLWDIGQRYNVGTREIMNWNNLDHDHVLRPGDSLTLMVAPGHSG, from the coding sequence ATGAAAAAATGTCTGTTTCTTATCCTGCCGCTGATCTGTTGTGGTTGTTCTGTGCCGTCCTTCTGGTTTTTCGACCTGAACCGCGAGGCCTTAATCACTGACGGGGAGAAAAGCGTGGCTTATGCCTCCCAGGATGCTGCCGTAAAGTCGGATCAATCGGGGTTGCCGCTGATTGATCCGGATTATCCGGCAGAAAAGACTGACAGTATCTCCAGTGAAGTGCTTTGGGCCCAGGAAAATCCTGGTGGTGAAAAGACTTCCGAAATCAGTCGCGAAACTGCCGAAGATATTGCATTGCTGGAGACTGCTCCCGTTTTTGAACAGGGGGAAGGCAATACGGTGGCGCGCGATGAGATCGTTTTTGACTTCCCCGTGGTCGAAAACGATCGTGTACGCTATTTCATCGATCTCTACAGCGGTAATGCCCGTGGCACCTTTAAACGCTGGCTTGAACGCTCCGGGCGTTACCTGCCCATGATGCGTGATATTTTTTCCCAGTACGACCTGCCGTTGGACCTGACCTACCTCGCCATGATTGAATCCGGTTTCACTGACCGCGCCTATAGTTGGGCCCATGCGGCCGGGCCGTGGCAGTTTATCGAGAGTACCGGCCGTGTTTACGATCTTCATGTCGACTGGTGGCTGGATGAGCGACGGGATCCTGAGAAGGCGACCCATGCCGCCGCTCGCTTTCTCAGGGACATGTATGAATTTTTCGATGGTGACTGGTACCTTGCAGTCGCCTCCTACAACGCGGGCATGGGTAAGATTCAGCGCGCCATTGAGATGTATGACAGCAGAGATTTCTGGGAAATATCGCGTGGCAAATATCTCCAGGAAGAGACCAAGCACTATCTGCCCAAGCTGCTGGCCGCACTGACGATCGCCAAGCAGCCGGAGAAATATGGTTTCACCGATCTGGATTACCACGAGCCCCTGACGTATGACGTGGTCGAGGTATCAACGGCTACCGATCTTGAGCTGGTGGCGGAATTGTGCGGCGTTTCCTACGAGGAGATTAAAAAGCTCAATCCTGAACTCAAACGCTGGTCTACGCCTCCGGCCGCGGATAAGCATTCTCTGCGTCTGCCGCCCGGCAGCAGCGAGCCGTTTCTGGAAAAATTCCTGCAGATTCCGGTCGCTGAACGTGCCCGCTACAAGCGCCATGAGGTTGTGTCCGGAGACACCCTGCTTAGGATTGCCAAACGGCACGGGATTCAGGTCGACGACATTGTTCGTCTCAATAAGATCAGCAATCCGCGGGCTCTGAAGATCGGGTCCACCCTGATTCTGCCCCTGCGGCAAGGCTACACCAGCCGTCCCCTGGATGAGCTCGAGGACGATTATGTCCGTTCCTACCGCCGGAGCTATACAGTGCGCGAAGGGGACAGCCTGTGGAAAATATCCCGTAGATTCGAGGTCAGCGAGAAGCAGCTGCGCGTCTGGAATAAACTTGGGTGGAGCAATCTGCTGCGCCCCGGTCAGAAATTGGTTGTCTCTGCGGCAGGGGCCAAGTCGAACCGCAGCAACCGCCAACCGACCAAACAGCTGGTTTACGAAGTCAAATCGGGAGATACCCTGTGGGATATCGGCCAGCGATACAATGTCGGCACCCGGGAGATCATGAACTGGAATAATCTGGATCATGATCATGTGCTGCGTCCCGGCGACAGTCTGACCCTTATGGTCGCTCCGGGGCACAGTGGCTGA
- a CDS encoding Smr/MutS family protein: MSRKKKQAGNAGQKTFKNSPFSALKGCNLADDKGPGPAAGKPAPADPPPGRAPSEGLDFLEEMVSLGVKPFKKGCRVASTPDQSDGINDRVVEDGAVQQPKDDHSLFLEAVGQMDATFSDELPPEEPARALPRRMRDLVRGRLTPGAEIDLHGLDREQARQRVAYFLDNCVYQDVRVALLITGRGRGSGSEPVLRSEMERFLDDDGRKWVAEWGRAPQRYGGEGALVVFLRKK, encoded by the coding sequence ATGTCCCGTAAAAAGAAACAAGCCGGCAATGCCGGCCAGAAAACATTTAAAAACAGCCCTTTCAGTGCATTGAAGGGCTGCAATCTCGCTGACGACAAGGGGCCAGGGCCTGCTGCCGGCAAGCCCGCTCCCGCAGATCCCCCTCCCGGACGCGCCCCGAGTGAAGGGCTTGACTTCCTTGAGGAGATGGTTTCGCTGGGCGTCAAGCCTTTTAAAAAGGGTTGTAGGGTTGCATCGACCCCGGATCAATCGGATGGGATAAACGACCGGGTCGTGGAAGATGGTGCGGTCCAGCAGCCAAAGGATGACCACTCTCTGTTCCTTGAGGCTGTGGGGCAGATGGACGCCACCTTCAGCGATGAGCTGCCTCCGGAAGAACCGGCCCGTGCCCTGCCGCGCCGTATGCGTGACTTGGTGCGTGGTCGCCTCACTCCCGGTGCTGAAATCGATCTTCACGGTTTGGATCGTGAGCAGGCCCGCCAGCGTGTTGCTTATTTCCTCGATAATTGCGTCTATCAGGATGTTCGCGTGGCGTTACTGATCACCGGACGGGGGCGCGGATCGGGAAGTGAGCCGGTTCTGCGCAGTGAAATGGAGCGCTTTCTCGATGACGACGGCCGGAAATGGGTGGCCGAATGGGGAAGAGCCCCTCAGCGATACGGCGGCGAAGGGGCTCTGGTTGTGTTCCTCAGAAAAAAATAG
- a CDS encoding Rne/Rng family ribonuclease — translation MSRKMLINATHPEEHRVAIVEDGYLTELDIETTAKEQTRGNIYKAAVIRVESGLQAAFVDYGGERLGFLQISEIHPSLYPPSPGDDRRGRPRINDILRPGQEILVQVTKEERGTKGAALTTYLSLAGRYMVLMPESPTKGVSRKIEEESERKKLKKAMAELDLPENMGYIVRTAGIGKAPEELRRDFENLVEIHRGIQERARQAKAPCLIFRESNLIIRCIRDYFTEETEEVLIDDPVMYEAARDFFRMLMPDKVKLVKLHQERRPIFSRYQIEEQIETINHNKVNLPSGGSIVLDTTEALVAVDVNSGKMSSEQGIEATAYKTNLEAAEETARQLRLRDLAGLIVIDFIDMRDRKNIRAIEKKMRDALKKDKSRVTVGRISQFGLLEMSRQRLKPNLSAASYRVCPQCQGHGQIKSVETQGLAFLRRIQAASAAKGQLQRIEGRLPLEVADYLLNIKREELSEMERRYDMEIILHGQAGMLPHEAELNTIRREKEETSSENGDIAPINLVSQVDSVLNGGSNEKDEDRSGKESDAAPEEAAAPAAENASTEQAPKKRRRRRRRKKPSTSEATGTEAAQGPAEPVQMEKKEKEIAAEKEGEPATDQPAASTAPLVEKEPEAPPVPKRSTLQRTAQGEEAAQSEAKAETKEEPKTAPPRARAPRRRKPARPKSAESPSVQTNSAGEEPFADETAPKPPQKRPEAPREPAAAQSEQKQETQPEQTPEPEANASEAETQAAAPRKRRGRPRKTEAKKEQEQEKEKTEMSPAQGAPPQQGAAEGEARETEAKPAPRRRTTRKASTSTRVTARKAAEKAENAAEPSESPKKETSKGGEPEAEAAAKKATLPRTRRTPTTRKTPARTKATEKKAEAEPEPMPGKDASDKTSPTETASKTEKSTAAKKTPAEPRTRRTAARTTKTDKASQSESSPDKDQENSDQ, via the coding sequence ATGAGTCGTAAAATGCTGATCAACGCCACCCATCCGGAGGAGCATCGGGTGGCTATTGTCGAGGACGGTTATCTGACTGAACTCGACATCGAAACTACAGCCAAGGAACAGACACGCGGAAACATCTACAAAGCAGCAGTCATAAGGGTTGAAAGCGGCTTGCAGGCCGCTTTTGTTGATTATGGCGGGGAACGCCTGGGGTTTCTGCAGATCAGCGAAATTCACCCCAGCCTTTACCCTCCTTCGCCCGGAGACGATCGGCGGGGGCGCCCCCGCATCAACGACATCCTGAGGCCGGGACAGGAGATTCTTGTCCAGGTGACCAAGGAAGAACGAGGCACCAAGGGTGCAGCGCTGACGACTTATCTTTCGCTGGCCGGCCGCTACATGGTGCTGATGCCGGAGAGCCCCACCAAAGGGGTTTCCCGAAAGATCGAGGAAGAGTCCGAGCGCAAGAAACTCAAAAAAGCCATGGCGGAGCTCGATCTGCCCGAGAACATGGGCTACATCGTGCGCACCGCAGGGATTGGCAAGGCGCCCGAGGAATTGCGTCGTGATTTCGAAAATCTGGTGGAGATCCATCGCGGCATCCAGGAACGTGCCCGCCAGGCCAAGGCTCCCTGCCTCATCTTTCGTGAATCCAACCTGATCATTCGCTGCATCCGCGATTACTTCACCGAAGAGACCGAAGAAGTTCTGATTGACGATCCGGTCATGTATGAAGCCGCCCGCGATTTTTTCCGCATGCTGATGCCGGACAAAGTAAAACTGGTCAAACTGCACCAGGAACGGCGCCCCATTTTCAGCCGCTATCAGATCGAAGAGCAGATCGAAACCATCAACCACAACAAGGTGAACCTGCCGTCGGGAGGGTCCATCGTTCTTGACACGACCGAAGCGCTGGTTGCGGTTGATGTCAACTCGGGCAAGATGTCCTCTGAACAGGGGATTGAAGCGACCGCCTACAAGACCAATCTGGAAGCCGCCGAAGAGACTGCCCGCCAACTGCGGCTGCGAGACCTGGCCGGCCTGATTGTCATCGACTTCATCGACATGCGCGATCGCAAGAACATCCGGGCCATTGAAAAAAAGATGCGTGATGCCCTCAAAAAGGACAAATCGCGCGTTACCGTCGGCCGCATCAGCCAATTCGGCCTTCTGGAAATGAGTCGCCAGCGCCTCAAGCCGAACCTGTCTGCCGCTTCATACCGGGTTTGCCCGCAGTGTCAGGGGCATGGGCAGATCAAAAGCGTTGAAACTCAGGGGTTGGCTTTTCTGCGACGCATTCAGGCCGCCTCGGCCGCAAAAGGCCAACTGCAGCGCATTGAGGGGCGCCTGCCACTGGAAGTGGCGGATTATCTCCTGAATATCAAGCGGGAAGAACTCAGTGAAATGGAGCGGCGCTATGACATGGAAATCATCCTGCATGGCCAGGCCGGAATGCTGCCCCATGAAGCCGAACTCAACACCATCCGTCGCGAAAAAGAGGAAACGTCCTCAGAGAATGGCGATATCGCGCCGATCAACCTGGTCTCCCAGGTCGACTCCGTTTTAAACGGCGGCAGCAACGAAAAAGATGAAGACCGTTCGGGCAAAGAGAGTGATGCTGCACCGGAAGAGGCTGCCGCCCCTGCGGCAGAAAACGCGTCGACGGAGCAGGCTCCCAAAAAGCGCCGTCGGCGGCGGCGGCGCAAAAAGCCCTCCACCAGTGAAGCCACCGGCACGGAGGCGGCCCAGGGCCCTGCGGAGCCCGTGCAAATGGAAAAGAAGGAAAAAGAAATCGCAGCTGAAAAAGAAGGCGAACCTGCCACCGATCAGCCTGCTGCGTCCACTGCTCCCCTTGTAGAAAAAGAGCCTGAAGCACCGCCAGTACCCAAGAGGTCTACGCTTCAGCGAACAGCACAAGGGGAAGAGGCGGCCCAGTCTGAAGCGAAGGCCGAGACAAAAGAGGAACCCAAAACGGCGCCACCACGAGCGCGCGCGCCTCGTCGCCGCAAACCCGCAAGACCTAAATCGGCAGAATCGCCGAGCGTGCAGACCAACTCTGCGGGTGAAGAACCCTTCGCGGACGAAACTGCCCCGAAGCCTCCCCAAAAGAGACCAGAGGCACCCCGGGAGCCGGCCGCTGCTCAATCCGAACAGAAACAGGAAACTCAACCGGAGCAAACACCGGAACCTGAAGCAAACGCTTCGGAAGCGGAAACCCAAGCGGCTGCACCGCGCAAACGCCGGGGACGTCCCAGGAAAACCGAGGCAAAAAAAGAACAGGAACAGGAAAAAGAAAAAACCGAGATGTCCCCTGCTCAAGGAGCGCCTCCGCAACAGGGCGCGGCAGAGGGAGAAGCCAGGGAAACAGAGGCCAAGCCTGCACCGCGCCGTCGTACAACGCGCAAGGCGTCAACCAGCACCAGAGTAACCGCCCGAAAGGCAGCTGAAAAAGCAGAAAACGCCGCAGAGCCCTCTGAAAGCCCGAAGAAAGAGACTTCGAAGGGTGGGGAACCTGAAGCCGAAGCCGCCGCCAAAAAGGCGACTTTGCCCCGGACGCGACGCACCCCAACGACACGAAAAACACCCGCGCGCACCAAGGCCACCGAAAAAAAGGCCGAGGCTGAGCCGGAACCCATGCCGGGAAAAGACGCAAGCGACAAGACGAGCCCGACAGAAACGGCTTCCAAGACTGAAAAGTCAACGGCTGCGAAAAAAACGCCCGCCGAACCTCGCACCCGGCGAACCGCGGCGCGCACCACCAAAACGGACAAAGCTTCTCAATCTGAATCTTCACCGGATAAGGACCAGGAAAACTCTGATCAATAA
- a CDS encoding ABC-F family ATP-binding cassette domain-containing protein has protein sequence MYQLRQVRKYFADHAVFAGIDWTIGPQDRIGLCGENGAGKTTLLRLLAGQVDADEGQVQMARDTTIGYLPQDGLEHSGLVLFEEVRSALYEITAMEREMKHLERDIAARNEARDLERYSQLQELFHQRGGYTMEAEIGKVLHGLGFAEEDWTKPCEQFSGGWQMRIGLAKLLLRRPNLLLLDEPTNHLDLPARDWLEDYLSNYPFAVVLVSHDRFFLDRVVNRIVEIWNGRLTEYPGSYSHYLRARDEHVAALREAKKRQDEEIARIEAFISRFRYQANKASLVQSRVKQLEKIERIEVPPVRKRISFRFPDPPKGGRLALTLEGVRHGYDDLVVLDGVDLNIERGERVALVGPNGAGKSTLMRILAGQEEPWQGQRVSGHNLKLSYFAQDQAKVLNPHRTVLEEITAAAPFEMVPRVRDVLGSFLFSGDDVQKKVGVLSGGERNRLALAGMLLHPANLLLLDEPTNHLDLQSKEVLLDALHHYRGTLVFVSHDRYFVDDLATRVVEVGRGKLLSHPGNYEDFLRFKERQGDNSHSRERVEHIEGRKASPATSPADSEERTLSHAERKEAKRLERRRQKDLEEIQEKIENHESELADLEERMARPEVFNDPQAAREAADRHEELRRELDELYERWADLDVEAAG, from the coding sequence ATGTATCAATTACGACAGGTTCGAAAATATTTCGCCGACCATGCTGTCTTTGCCGGCATCGACTGGACCATCGGCCCGCAGGACCGGATCGGGCTCTGTGGGGAAAACGGCGCAGGCAAGACCACCCTTCTTCGCCTGTTGGCGGGGCAGGTCGATGCCGATGAGGGTCAGGTGCAGATGGCACGTGACACCACGATCGGCTACCTTCCCCAGGATGGGCTTGAGCATTCCGGTCTTGTGCTTTTTGAAGAGGTTCGCAGTGCGCTGTATGAGATCACGGCCATGGAGCGCGAGATGAAACATCTCGAACGCGATATTGCGGCCCGCAACGAAGCGCGCGACCTTGAGAGGTACTCCCAGCTGCAGGAGCTTTTTCACCAGCGCGGTGGCTACACCATGGAGGCTGAAATCGGAAAGGTGCTCCACGGCTTGGGCTTTGCCGAAGAAGACTGGACAAAACCCTGTGAGCAGTTCTCCGGCGGTTGGCAGATGCGCATCGGCCTGGCCAAGCTGCTGCTGCGGCGTCCCAATCTACTGCTGCTTGACGAACCGACCAATCATCTGGATCTACCTGCCCGCGACTGGCTTGAAGATTATCTTTCCAACTACCCGTTCGCCGTCGTTCTGGTTTCCCATGATCGATTCTTCCTGGACCGCGTCGTCAATCGAATTGTTGAGATCTGGAATGGGCGCCTCACCGAATACCCCGGCAGCTACAGTCACTATCTCAGGGCGCGTGATGAGCATGTGGCCGCCTTGCGGGAGGCAAAGAAACGCCAGGACGAGGAGATCGCCCGCATCGAAGCGTTCATCAGCCGCTTTCGCTACCAGGCCAACAAGGCCTCCCTGGTCCAGAGCCGGGTCAAGCAATTGGAGAAAATCGAGCGGATCGAAGTGCCGCCGGTTCGCAAGCGCATCTCCTTTCGCTTCCCCGATCCGCCCAAAGGCGGGCGATTGGCCCTGACCCTGGAAGGGGTGCGGCATGGCTATGACGACCTGGTGGTGCTTGACGGTGTTGACCTGAATATTGAACGGGGGGAAAGAGTGGCCCTTGTCGGGCCCAACGGTGCCGGCAAGTCAACCCTGATGCGCATTCTGGCAGGGCAGGAAGAGCCGTGGCAGGGGCAGCGCGTGTCCGGCCATAACCTCAAACTGAGTTATTTCGCCCAGGATCAGGCCAAGGTCCTCAATCCGCACCGGACCGTCCTCGAGGAAATCACCGCCGCCGCTCCTTTTGAAATGGTGCCGCGGGTACGCGACGTGCTGGGGTCTTTTCTGTTCTCCGGCGACGACGTTCAGAAAAAAGTCGGCGTCCTCTCCGGTGGAGAGCGCAACCGCCTCGCCCTGGCCGGAATGCTGCTTCATCCCGCCAACCTGCTTTTGCTGGACGAGCCGACCAACCACCTCGACCTGCAGTCCAAAGAGGTTTTGCTCGATGCCTTGCACCATTATCGGGGGACGCTGGTTTTCGTATCGCATGATCGTTACTTCGTCGATGATCTGGCGACCCGGGTCGTGGAGGTAGGGCGGGGGAAATTGTTGAGTCACCCCGGCAACTACGAGGATTTTCTGCGTTTCAAGGAGCGGCAGGGCGATAACAGTCACAGCCGTGAGCGGGTTGAACATATCGAGGGTAGGAAAGCGTCTCCCGCAACCTCTCCAGCCGATTCCGAAGAGCGTACCCTTTCCCATGCCGAGCGAAAAGAAGCCAAACGGCTGGAACGCCGCCGACAGAAAGATCTTGAAGAGATCCAGGAAAAAATTGAAAACCACGAATCGGAACTGGCGGACCTGGAAGAGCGGATGGCGCGTCCGGAAGTGTTCAACGATCCGCAGGCTGCACGCGAGGCGGCCGACCGTCATGAAGAGCTGCGCCGTGAACTGGACGAGCTTTACGAACGGTGGGCGGATCTCGACGTCGAGGCAGCCGGATGA